One genomic window of Bacteroidota bacterium includes the following:
- the queA gene encoding tRNA preQ1(34) S-adenosylmethionine ribosyltransferase-isomerase QueA — protein sequence MKLSDFQYDYPKELIAKYPAEPRDSARLMVVDRERRTVEHHSFREIVDFFGAGDALVVNDTKVFPARLFGNKEKTGARIEVFLLRELNAESQLWDVIVNPARKIRVGNKLYFDNGLVAEVVDNTTSRGRTIRFQFDGTSDELYAKIDEIGTTPIPPYLRREVEAIDKERYQTMFAAKRGAVAAPTAGLHFTPEIIAALEAKGVSVCPVTLHIGLGTFRPVEVEDLTKHRMDSENFHISGDPCSAVNRALESQTNTVTVVGTTCVRALESSISATGGLKTGEGWTDKFIYPPYEFRITERLITNFHMPKSTLLMLVSAFADRELIMHAYREAIKHEYRLFSFGDAMIIV from the coding sequence CTGAAACTCTCTGACTTCCAGTACGACTACCCGAAGGAACTCATCGCGAAGTATCCTGCGGAGCCGCGCGACAGTGCGCGGCTGATGGTCGTAGACCGAGAGCGGCGGACGGTCGAGCACCACAGCTTCCGCGAGATCGTCGACTTTTTCGGTGCCGGCGACGCGCTCGTTGTCAACGACACGAAGGTCTTCCCGGCGCGGCTCTTCGGCAACAAGGAGAAGACCGGGGCGCGCATCGAGGTCTTCCTGCTGCGCGAGCTCAACGCTGAGAGCCAACTCTGGGACGTGATCGTCAACCCGGCGCGCAAGATCCGGGTCGGCAACAAGCTCTACTTCGACAACGGCCTCGTCGCCGAGGTCGTCGACAACACCACGAGCCGGGGTCGGACCATCCGCTTCCAGTTCGACGGCACGAGCGACGAGCTCTACGCCAAGATCGACGAGATCGGGACGACGCCGATCCCGCCCTACCTCCGGCGCGAGGTCGAGGCGATCGACAAGGAGCGCTACCAGACGATGTTCGCCGCCAAGCGCGGGGCCGTCGCCGCGCCGACGGCCGGGCTCCACTTCACGCCCGAGATCATCGCGGCGCTCGAGGCGAAGGGCGTCTCGGTCTGCCCGGTGACGCTCCACATCGGGCTCGGCACGTTCCGCCCGGTCGAGGTCGAGGACCTGACGAAGCACCGGATGGACTCGGAGAACTTCCACATCTCCGGCGACCCGTGCTCCGCCGTCAACCGTGCTCTGGAGTCGCAGACCAACACCGTGACCGTCGTCGGGACGACGTGCGTGCGCGCGCTCGAGTCGAGCATCTCGGCGACGGGTGGTCTCAAGACCGGCGAGGGCTGGACCGACAAGTTCATCTACCCGCCCTACGAGTTCCGCATCACCGAGCGCCTGATCACGAACTTCCACATGCCGAAGTCGACGCTCCTGATGCTGGTCTCGGCCTTCGCCGACCGGGAGCTGATCATGCATGCCTACCGCGAGGCCATCAAGCATGAGTACCGCCTCTTCTCCTTCGGCGACGCGATGATCATCGTGTAG
- the fahA gene encoding fumarylacetoacetase, with product MNPTHDPALRSFVDVHPDSPFPIQNLPFGVFRRKAGGGPRVGVAIGEQVLDLAVLEDEGLFDGEVLAGQHPFSQSSLNGFMGLGRPAWSEARRTVQHLLLGSTPTLRDDDGLRARALVPRGDVEMLLPARVGDYTDFYSSRQHATNVGSMFRDPNNALLPNWLHLPVGYHGRASSVVVSGTDVVRPQGQLKPSDDEPPVFGPSRLLDFELEMGFFVGPGTELGASVPIDQAAEHIFGFVLVNDWSARDIQKWEYVPLGPFLGKSFATSVSPWVVTAEALEPFRVEGEPQTPEAGNPAILDYLRQPGKRALDLHLEVGLWPEDAGSPTTIAESNAKYLYWSPEQQLAHHTANGCNVRPGDLLASGTISGEEKGSYGSMLELSWRGTDPVKLQGGAERRFLQDGDLVTMRGWAQGDGYRVGFGEVRGRVLPARQA from the coding sequence ATGAACCCCACCCACGACCCCGCCCTTCGCTCGTTCGTCGACGTACACCCGGACTCGCCGTTTCCGATTCAGAACCTGCCGTTCGGCGTCTTCCGGCGGAAGGCCGGTGGGGGCCCCCGCGTCGGCGTCGCCATCGGCGAGCAGGTGCTCGACCTCGCGGTGCTGGAGGACGAAGGGCTCTTCGACGGTGAAGTACTCGCGGGGCAGCACCCCTTCTCGCAGTCCTCATTGAACGGGTTTATGGGGCTCGGCCGCCCGGCGTGGAGTGAGGCGCGGCGCACGGTCCAGCACCTCCTGCTGGGCAGCACGCCCACGCTACGCGATGATGACGGCCTGCGCGCCCGCGCCCTCGTCCCGCGCGGCGATGTCGAGATGCTGCTCCCGGCGCGCGTCGGGGACTACACCGACTTCTACTCGTCGCGCCAGCACGCGACGAACGTCGGGTCGATGTTCCGCGACCCGAACAACGCACTGCTTCCAAACTGGCTGCACCTCCCGGTCGGCTACCACGGGCGGGCGTCGTCGGTCGTGGTGTCGGGCACCGACGTGGTCCGGCCCCAGGGCCAGCTCAAGCCGAGCGACGACGAGCCGCCGGTCTTCGGCCCGTCGCGGCTGCTCGACTTCGAGCTGGAGATGGGCTTCTTCGTCGGCCCTGGTACGGAACTGGGCGCGTCGGTCCCAATCGACCAGGCCGCCGAGCACATCTTCGGGTTCGTCCTCGTCAACGACTGGTCGGCGCGCGACATCCAGAAGTGGGAGTACGTCCCGCTCGGGCCGTTCCTCGGCAAGAGCTTCGCCACGAGCGTCAGCCCGTGGGTCGTCACCGCCGAGGCGCTCGAGCCGTTCCGCGTCGAGGGCGAGCCGCAGACGCCGGAGGCCGGCAACCCCGCGATCCTCGACTACCTCCGGCAGCCCGGCAAGCGCGCGCTCGACCTCCACCTCGAAGTCGGCCTCTGGCCCGAGGACGCCGGCAGCCCGACGACGATCGCCGAGTCGAACGCGAAGTACCTCTACTGGAGCCCCGAGCAGCAGCTCGCCCACCACACCGCGAACGGCTGCAACGTCCGCCCCGGCGACCTCCTGGCGAGCGGCACGATCAGCGGCGAGGAGAAGGGATCGTACGGCAGCATGCTGGAGCTGAGCTGGCGTGGCACCGACCCGGTGAAGCTCCAGGGCGGGGCCGAGCGCAGATTCCTACAGGACGGCGACCTCGTCACGATGCGCGGCTGGGCGCAGGGCGACGGGTACCGCGTCGGCTTCGGCGAGGTGCGTGGACGGGTCCTGCCAGCGCGCCAGGCATAG
- a CDS encoding GTP-binding protein produces MAKETFQRTKPHVNVGTIGHVDHGKTTLTAAITKVLAE; encoded by the coding sequence ATGGCCAAAGAGACCTTCCAGCGCACCAAGCCCCACGTCAACGTCGGCACCATCGGCCACGTCGACCACGGCAAGACCACCCTCACCGCCGCCATCACCAAGGTCCTCGCCGAG
- the ispD gene encoding 2-C-methyl-D-erythritol 4-phosphate cytidylyltransferase, with protein sequence MNESNVAIVVPAAGSGTRMGGRRKQFRTLGGAPVLVRTLEIFEHHPAVDALVVVGPPGEAKALQADLQGYGLTKLHAVAEGGTTRQESVERGLFVLPEETDLVLVHDAVRPFLPADRLSAVIDVARTHGAAALAVPVADTVRRSETEAGASVFGETVPRDGLWRMQTPQAFRTGWLRDAHAAARADGVTGTDEVELVQRFGHAVRLVEGRALTFKITTPADWSLAEALWPVWSGGLKMED encoded by the coding sequence ATGAATGAGAGCAACGTTGCCATCGTCGTTCCTGCTGCCGGGAGTGGGACCCGGATGGGCGGGCGGCGCAAGCAGTTCCGCACGCTCGGCGGTGCGCCGGTCCTCGTCCGCACGCTGGAGATCTTCGAGCACCACCCCGCCGTGGATGCGCTCGTCGTTGTCGGGCCACCGGGGGAGGCGAAAGCGCTGCAGGCTGACCTGCAGGGTTACGGTCTCACGAAGCTGCACGCCGTCGCCGAGGGCGGGACGACGCGGCAAGAATCGGTAGAGCGGGGCCTGTTCGTACTTCCAGAGGAAACGGATCTCGTTCTCGTTCACGACGCTGTCCGGCCCTTTCTCCCGGCCGACCGGCTGAGCGCCGTCATCGACGTCGCCCGCACGCACGGAGCCGCCGCCCTTGCCGTCCCCGTAGCCGATACCGTCCGGCGCAGCGAGACCGAGGCCGGCGCGTCCGTCTTCGGCGAGACCGTGCCGCGCGATGGACTCTGGCGGATGCAGACTCCGCAGGCGTTCCGCACCGGCTGGCTCCGCGACGCCCACGCTGCCGCTCGCGCTGATGGCGTGACTGGCACCGACGAGGTCGAACTCGTGCAGCGCTTCGGTCACGCCGTTCGCCTCGTCGAGGGCAGGGCGCTCACCTTCAAAATCACCACTCCCGCCGACTGGAGCCTTGCCGAAGCGCTCTGGCCGGTGTGGTCTGGAGGGTTGAAGATGGAGGACTGA
- a CDS encoding DedA family protein produces MAELLGDIVAWMEDLPPVWIYATVFTVAYLENVIPPIPGDMVVAFGGTLVGLGKVGLVPVIALATVAETLGFLTVYLVGRRIGDAVLDPDRLRWIPKEGARKVKRWLERYGLGVVAANRFLSGARAVIALMVGAARMRPGPVALWATVSAAAWCALIVYLGFVVGAQWEVIGTWLARYGQVVTVLLVLGLGAYLGAKRWRRSAQRNGEDPETGI; encoded by the coding sequence ATGGCTGAGCTGCTCGGCGACATCGTCGCGTGGATGGAGGACCTGCCGCCGGTGTGGATCTACGCGACGGTCTTCACCGTGGCCTACCTCGAAAACGTCATCCCGCCGATCCCCGGCGACATGGTCGTCGCCTTCGGCGGCACGCTCGTCGGGCTGGGCAAGGTCGGGCTGGTGCCGGTCATCGCGCTCGCCACCGTCGCCGAGACGCTGGGCTTCCTCACAGTCTACCTCGTCGGGCGGCGGATCGGCGACGCCGTGCTCGACCCGGACCGCTTGCGATGGATCCCGAAGGAAGGCGCGCGCAAAGTCAAAAGGTGGCTGGAGCGCTATGGCCTCGGAGTGGTAGCAGCGAACCGGTTTCTGAGCGGGGCGCGGGCGGTGATCGCCCTGATGGTTGGTGCCGCCCGGATGCGGCCCGGGCCGGTTGCGTTGTGGGCGACGGTGAGCGCCGCCGCGTGGTGCGCGCTGATCGTGTACCTCGGCTTCGTCGTCGGCGCGCAGTGGGAGGTGATCGGCACATGGCTGGCACGCTACGGGCAGGTCGTCACCGTGCTGCTCGTGCTCGGACTCGGGGCCTACCTCGGCGCGAAGCGCTGGCGGCGGAGCGCACAAAGAAACGGCGAAGACCCCGAAACCGGAATCTGA
- the ispF gene encoding 2-C-methyl-D-erythritol 2,4-cyclodiphosphate synthase: protein MRTGIGYDVHRLTEGRPLILGGVRIESALGLDGHSDADVLVHAVIDALLGAAALGDIGHHFPDTDAEWKGADSLRLLAHVRAVVGEAGYRVGNVDAVVVLQRPKLRPHIDAMRANMAEVLGIEIGQVSVKATTGEQIGFAGREEGAAAHAVCLLVEAGRADG from the coding sequence ATGCGTACAGGAATAGGCTACGATGTCCATCGCCTCACCGAAGGCAGACCTCTCATCCTCGGCGGCGTCCGCATCGAGAGCGCGCTCGGCCTCGACGGGCACTCCGACGCCGACGTGCTCGTCCACGCCGTCATCGACGCCCTCCTGGGTGCGGCGGCCCTCGGCGACATCGGGCATCACTTTCCCGATACCGACGCCGAGTGGAAAGGAGCCGATAGCCTAAGACTCCTCGCGCACGTCCGCGCCGTCGTCGGCGAGGCCGGGTACCGGGTCGGGAACGTGGACGCGGTCGTCGTCCTCCAGCGCCCGAAGCTCCGCCCGCACATCGACGCGATGCGTGCGAATATGGCCGAGGTGCTCGGCATCGAGATCGGGCAGGTGTCGGTGAAGGCGACGACGGGGGAGCAGATCGGCTTCGCCGGGCGCGAGGAGGGAGCCGCCGCGCACGCCGTCTGCCTGCTGGTCGAGGCCGGTCGCGCCGATGGCTGA